The proteins below are encoded in one region of Flavobacterium sp. IMCC34852:
- the clpP gene encoding ATP-dependent Clp endopeptidase proteolytic subunit ClpP → MDYGKEFKKFATKKHGVNSLYYDKIVGSMTPYIIEERQLNISQLDVFSRLMMDRIIFMGTGVDDYMANIIQAQLLFLESVDASKDIQIYINSPGGSVYAGLGIYDTMQYIKPDVATICTGMAASMGAVLLCAGAAGKRSALPHSRVMIHQPSGGASGVASDMEINLKEMLKLKDELYQIISQHSGQPFDKVYKDSERDYWMIADEAKEYGMIDEVLRR, encoded by the coding sequence ATGGACTACGGAAAAGAATTTAAAAAGTTTGCGACCAAAAAACATGGCGTAAACAGTCTGTATTACGATAAAATCGTAGGAAGCATGACCCCTTACATCATTGAAGAGCGTCAATTAAACATTTCGCAACTCGACGTGTTTTCACGTTTGATGATGGACAGAATCATCTTCATGGGAACGGGTGTCGACGATTATATGGCCAACATCATCCAAGCGCAATTGTTGTTCTTAGAAAGTGTTGACGCTTCTAAAGACATCCAAATTTACATCAACTCTCCGGGTGGCAGCGTGTATGCCGGACTCGGAATTTACGATACCATGCAGTACATCAAACCCGATGTAGCGACCATTTGTACGGGTATGGCAGCCTCAATGGGCGCCGTATTATTGTGTGCTGGAGCGGCCGGAAAACGTTCAGCCTTACCGCATTCCAGAGTCATGATTCACCAACCATCTGGCGGCGCCTCAGGTGTAGCTTCGGATATGGAAATCAACTTAAAAGAAATGTTGAAACTGAAAGACGAATTGTACCAAATCATTTCTCAACACTCAGGACAACCATTCGATAAAGTGTACAAAGACTCAGAACGCGACTATTGGATGATCGCCGATGAAGCCAAAGAGTACGGAATGATTGATGAAGTGTTAAGAAGATAA
- the tig gene encoding trigger factor gives MNITRNNVDALNAVVTVEVSKSDYAEKVEKVLADYRKNAAIPGFRKGAVPMSLIQKQYGKAVLLDEVNKLLQENLNNYLVEEKLDILGNPLPKVTEDFNWDVEDYKFEFELGLAPEFNVDLTAKNNVVQYKIVADDKMLNDQVARIQKQYGKLISKDTVEAGDDVSGIFANEEKGINNRTTLSLDVFADKKTAKAFIGKKVGDVVTLKTKGLFDDDHKLMDYLAVGHDDVHGLDIEVTFTIDEVNTHEPATLDQELFDKLFGPKVVTSVDELKAKIKEDAEKQFAQQADQKFLNDVTEFLIANTKFDLPAEFLKKWIQSAGENPLTAEEAEAEYTKSENGLRYQLIEGKIITENGLQITFDDLKAYTTELIKKQMAQFGQMNPTDEDVQGIVARVMSNQDEVRRLSEQVMNEKMLNLFKDKVKAKTKEVNYDEFIKAMYGELKH, from the coding sequence ATGAACATCACAAGAAATAATGTAGACGCATTAAATGCTGTAGTTACTGTTGAAGTATCAAAATCGGATTACGCAGAAAAAGTAGAAAAAGTATTAGCAGATTACCGAAAAAATGCTGCTATTCCCGGATTCAGAAAAGGTGCCGTGCCGATGAGTTTAATCCAAAAACAATACGGAAAAGCCGTGTTGTTAGACGAAGTAAACAAATTGTTGCAAGAAAACTTGAACAACTATTTAGTTGAAGAAAAATTAGACATCTTAGGGAATCCGCTACCTAAAGTAACTGAAGATTTCAATTGGGATGTGGAAGATTATAAATTCGAATTCGAATTGGGTTTAGCACCGGAATTCAATGTAGATTTAACAGCTAAAAACAATGTAGTGCAGTACAAAATCGTAGCCGACGATAAAATGTTAAACGACCAAGTGGCACGCATCCAAAAACAATACGGAAAACTAATCTCTAAAGATACTGTTGAAGCCGGTGATGATGTTTCAGGTATTTTTGCCAACGAAGAAAAAGGCATCAACAACAGAACAACTTTGTCTTTAGACGTTTTCGCAGATAAGAAAACCGCAAAAGCCTTCATCGGTAAAAAAGTAGGCGATGTAGTAACCTTAAAAACCAAAGGCCTATTCGATGACGATCACAAATTAATGGATTATTTGGCCGTGGGTCACGATGATGTTCACGGTTTAGATATCGAAGTAACGTTCACCATCGATGAAGTAAATACACACGAACCGGCTACTTTAGACCAAGAATTGTTCGACAAATTATTCGGACCTAAAGTGGTAACGTCTGTAGACGAGTTGAAAGCCAAAATCAAAGAAGACGCCGAAAAACAATTCGCCCAACAAGCCGATCAAAAATTCTTAAACGATGTAACCGAGTTCTTAATCGCCAACACCAAGTTCGATTTACCGGCCGAGTTTTTGAAAAAATGGATCCAGTCTGCCGGTGAAAATCCGTTAACTGCGGAAGAAGCTGAAGCGGAATACACCAAGTCTGAAAACGGTTTGCGTTACCAATTGATCGAAGGCAAAATCATCACCGAAAACGGTTTGCAAATCACTTTCGACGATTTAAAAGCCTACACTACTGAGCTAATCAAAAAACAAATGGCACAGTTCGGTCAAATGAACCCAACCGACGAAGATGTGCAAGGTATCGTAGCCCGCGTCATGTCAAACCAAGACGAAGTACGTCGTTTGTCAGAGCAAGTAATGAACGAAAAAATGCTAAACTTGTTCAAAGACAAAGTTAAAGCCAAAACCAAAGAAGTCAACTACGACGAGTTCATCAAAGCAATGTACGGTGAATTAAAACACTAA
- a CDS encoding phage holin family protein: MKLLFRILITAILALVISKLMKGVIIDEFTTALTVAIVLGLLNFFVKPILVLFTLPVTFFTLGLFLLVINAVIILLCDEFVEGFEVSSFWTAMLFSIILSLSQSLVYQITGDTK, from the coding sequence ATGAAACTACTTTTCAGAATACTAATTACCGCCATATTAGCCTTGGTCATATCCAAACTAATGAAAGGCGTAATCATCGACGAGTTCACTACCGCTTTAACCGTTGCCATCGTTTTAGGGTTGCTCAACTTTTTTGTAAAACCTATTTTGGTGCTCTTTACTTTGCCGGTCACTTTCTTTACACTTGGGTTGTTTTTATTGGTAATCAATGCTGTCATCATCCTACTTTGCGATGAATTTGTCGAAGGCTTTGAGGTCAGTTCTTTCTGGACAGCCATGCTCTTCAGCATCATCTTATCGCTTTCGCAATCTTTGGTTTACCAAATCACAGGCGATACAAAATAA
- a CDS encoding alpha/beta fold hydrolase, producing the protein MLHSRIEGEGKPLLIIHGFLGMSDNWKSFGSLYAAEGFQVHMLDLRNHGRSFHSEEFSYTIMANDVLEYCQHHQLTNINVIGHSMGGKVAMLLATTHPELVEKLIVADIGPKYYAPHHQDILAGLNAVDFSEKPDRNQVEETLYPFIPDFGTRQFLMKNLYWIEPGQLAFRFNLPVFNAKIETIGEALPSQNHFDKPTMFIRGGNSKYILDNDVPEIQKHFPNFKLVTIPNVGHWLHAENPKLFFEETIKFLK; encoded by the coding sequence ATGTTACACTCCAGAATCGAAGGCGAAGGAAAGCCACTACTCATCATCCACGGATTTCTCGGTATGTCTGATAATTGGAAATCCTTTGGCTCACTCTATGCCGCCGAAGGTTTTCAAGTGCATATGCTTGATTTGCGCAATCACGGCAGAAGTTTTCATTCCGAGGAATTTAGTTATACGATTATGGCCAATGACGTTTTAGAGTATTGTCAGCACCATCAATTAACTAACATAAATGTGATTGGTCATTCCATGGGCGGCAAAGTAGCCATGCTTTTGGCCACAACACATCCGGAATTAGTAGAAAAATTAATCGTAGCCGACATCGGTCCGAAATACTATGCGCCGCACCATCAAGACATTTTAGCCGGATTGAATGCGGTAGATTTTTCGGAGAAACCCGATAGGAATCAGGTAGAAGAAACCTTGTATCCGTTTATTCCTGATTTTGGCACGCGCCAATTCCTAATGAAAAACCTCTATTGGATAGAACCGGGTCAACTGGCTTTTCGATTCAATTTGCCGGTTTTTAATGCCAAAATTGAAACAATCGGTGAAGCTTTGCCTAGTCAAAATCATTTTGACAAACCCACTATGTTCATCCGTGGCGGCAACTCAAAATACATTTTAGACAACGACGTACCCGAAATTCAAAAACATTTTCCTAATTTTAAATTAGTAACCATTCCCAACGTCGGCCATTGGCTGCATGCCGAAAATCCAAAGTTGTTTTTCGAAGAGACTATTAAATTTTTAAAATAA
- a CDS encoding pyridoxine 5'-phosphate synthase, with protein MTKLSVNINKIATLRNARGGNVPDLLQVAKDIQHFGAQGITIHPRPDERHIRYQDARDLRPIVYTEFNIEGNPQHNFIDLVLECKPEQVTLVPDAIGAITSSAGWDTIKFQDYLTDVIAEFKRNNIRTSIFVDPISAMIEGAKKTGTDRIELYTEAFAHQYSLGNKAGIEPYVKAAVLANELDLGINAGHDLSLDNIQFFKQNIPGLLEVSIGHALISEALYLGLDNVVNMYLQKLK; from the coding sequence ATGACAAAATTAAGTGTAAACATCAATAAAATAGCCACTTTGCGAAATGCCCGAGGTGGCAATGTCCCCGATTTATTACAAGTAGCCAAAGACATTCAGCATTTCGGTGCGCAAGGTATTACCATTCATCCCCGTCCCGACGAAAGACACATTCGCTACCAAGATGCGCGCGATTTAAGGCCAATTGTCTACACCGAATTCAACATCGAAGGCAATCCGCAACACAATTTTATCGATTTGGTTTTAGAATGTAAACCAGAACAAGTGACTTTGGTGCCTGATGCCATTGGTGCGATTACGTCATCAGCCGGTTGGGATACCATAAAGTTTCAGGATTATTTAACCGATGTCATAGCCGAATTCAAAAGAAACAACATTAGAACATCCATCTTTGTCGATCCAATTTCAGCGATGATTGAAGGCGCCAAAAAAACCGGAACCGACCGAATCGAATTGTACACCGAAGCATTCGCCCACCAATACAGTTTAGGCAACAAAGCCGGAATCGAACCGTATGTAAAAGCCGCCGTTTTGGCGAATGAATTGGATTTAGGGATTAATGCCGGACACGATTTGAGCTTAGACAACATCCAGTTCTTCAAACAAAATATTCCCGGATTATTGGAAGTTTCCATCGGTCACGCCCTAATTTCCGAGGCTTTGTATCTCGGCTTGGATAATGTTGTGAATATGTATTTGCAAAAATTAAAATAG
- a CDS encoding CBS domain-containing protein, with protein sequence MRELSEYINNDFKPFSSRETVADIQDFFAESTYSHFPVLDNGVYLGCISAVDAETFEMQKDITDYRYALEGFFVRTTMIWLDVLEIFARNNANVVPILDENNKYVGYYDITDVIKFLNETPFLKETGGIIVVEKPVSDYSMSQIAQIVESNNGKLLGLFVSEANAEKVQVTVKITLGSINEIIQSFRRYNYEIISEHHEDDYLNTLKERSEYLDKYLNM encoded by the coding sequence ATGAGAGAACTTTCAGAATACATTAACAACGATTTTAAACCTTTTTCCAGTCGAGAAACGGTAGCCGATATTCAGGATTTTTTTGCCGAAAGTACATATTCTCATTTTCCGGTTTTGGACAATGGTGTTTACTTAGGTTGTATCTCAGCTGTTGATGCGGAAACTTTTGAAATGCAAAAAGACATCACCGATTACCGCTATGCTTTAGAGGGATTTTTTGTCAGGACTACGATGATTTGGTTGGATGTTTTGGAGATTTTTGCCCGAAACAATGCGAATGTGGTTCCGATTTTGGATGAAAACAACAAATATGTCGGCTACTACGATATTACCGATGTGATCAAGTTTTTAAACGAAACGCCTTTCTTAAAAGAAACCGGTGGCATTATTGTGGTTGAAAAACCGGTCTCTGATTACTCGATGAGTCAGATTGCCCAAATTGTAGAAAGCAATAACGGTAAGCTTCTAGGCCTTTTTGTTTCAGAAGCCAATGCAGAAAAAGTACAAGTCACGGTAAAAATTACTTTGGGCAGTATTAATGAAATCATCCAATCGTTCAGACGCTACAATTACGAAATCATTTCCGAACACCACGAAGATGACTATTTGAATACACTGAAGGAGCGTTCGGAGTATTTGGACAAATATTTAAACATGTAA
- a CDS encoding NAD kinase, whose product MKVAIFGQYYQNDTRPIIKDIFVFFNRNNVELVIEERFLKILYEEKIVEKQYNTFSSHKDLDKGFDILISIGGDGTILRAATFVRDSGIPILGVNAGRLGFLAKVQKENIESFLQIVLEKKYTISQRTLLTIDCFPNNAEIDINFAMNEVAVSRKDTTSMITIETSLNGEYLNSYWADGLIIATPTGSTGYSLSCGGPILTPDVKGLVITPIAPHNLNARPLVIPDETEITLKVSGREAQYLVSLDSRITSMDNHSIIKIKKTPFNINMVEIPEETFFKTLRTKLLWGEDKRN is encoded by the coding sequence ATGAAAGTTGCCATCTTCGGACAATATTATCAAAACGACACGCGACCGATTATCAAAGATATTTTTGTTTTTTTCAACAGAAACAATGTGGAATTGGTTATTGAAGAAAGATTTTTGAAGATATTGTATGAAGAAAAAATTGTCGAAAAACAATATAATACTTTTTCTTCGCACAAGGATTTAGATAAAGGCTTTGATATTTTGATTAGTATTGGTGGTGACGGAACCATTTTAAGAGCCGCTACTTTTGTGCGGGATTCGGGGATACCAATTTTGGGCGTTAATGCCGGAAGATTGGGTTTTTTGGCCAAAGTACAAAAAGAAAATATTGAATCTTTTTTGCAAATTGTTTTAGAAAAAAAATACACCATCTCACAAAGAACACTACTCACCATTGATTGTTTCCCTAACAATGCTGAAATCGACATTAATTTTGCCATGAACGAAGTGGCTGTGAGTCGAAAAGATACTACTTCGATGATTACAATTGAGACTTCCTTGAACGGCGAATATTTGAATTCTTATTGGGCTGACGGATTAATTATTGCTACACCAACAGGGTCAACCGGCTATTCTTTGAGTTGTGGCGGACCCATTTTAACCCCGGATGTCAAGGGCTTGGTTATTACGCCCATTGCACCACACAATTTGAACGCCAGACCGCTCGTCATTCCGGACGAGACCGAAATCACGCTGAAAGTTTCGGGAAGAGAAGCACAATATTTGGTTTCGCTTGACTCTCGAATTACTTCGATGGATAACCATTCGATTATCAAAATTAAGAAAACTCCTTTCAACATTAACATGGTGGAAATTCCGGAAGAGACTTTTTTTAAGACACTACGGACCAAATTACTTTGGGGAGAAGACAAGAGAAACTAG
- the porG gene encoding type IX secretion system protein PorG, whose translation MKKILVLFFCLVFQNNLRAQINEIGVFLGGSNFIGDVGKTNYISPNEPAFGIVYKWNKSPRHSYRFSYMQSAITANDLDSEIPGRNLRGYKFKNNIKEFTAGMEFNFFDFNLHELLKRKFTPYVFSGLSYFAYDELYVVNGETKKDYTESTLAIPMIVGVKTNISNHLVLGLEVGARYTFTDNLDGSLPKNKNLAPLQFGNINSKDWYVFTGFTLTYTFTEKPCYCAE comes from the coding sequence ATGAAAAAGATTTTAGTATTATTTTTTTGTTTGGTTTTCCAAAATAATTTGAGGGCGCAAATCAATGAGATTGGCGTTTTTCTTGGCGGGAGTAACTTCATTGGTGATGTAGGTAAAACAAATTACATCTCACCAAATGAGCCGGCTTTCGGAATTGTATACAAATGGAACAAAAGCCCTAGACATTCATATAGATTTTCCTATATGCAGTCGGCTATAACAGCAAACGATTTAGACTCAGAAATTCCGGGCAGGAATTTAAGAGGTTATAAATTTAAAAATAACATTAAAGAGTTCACTGCCGGTATGGAATTCAATTTTTTTGATTTCAACCTGCATGAATTATTAAAAAGAAAATTTACGCCGTATGTTTTTAGCGGTCTTTCTTATTTTGCTTACGACGAGTTGTATGTAGTTAATGGAGAAACCAAAAAAGATTATACAGAAAGCACTTTGGCCATTCCGATGATTGTTGGCGTCAAAACCAATATTTCAAATCATCTTGTGCTGGGACTTGAAGTCGGTGCTCGGTACACTTTTACTGATAATTTGGATGGAAGTTTACCCAAGAATAAAAATTTAGCGCCATTGCAATTTGGCAACATAAACAGCAAAGATTGGTATGTTTTCACAGGGTTTACACTAACGTACACCTTCACCGAAAAACCATGTTATTGCGCAGAATAA
- a CDS encoding isoprenyl transferase — protein sequence MNLLDKINKENLPKHLAIIMDGNGRWAKQKGLLRAFGHENGTKSVRVTVETCAKLGVENLTLYAFSTENWNRPKLEVDTLMKLLISSLKKELETLQKNNIRLNCIGNIDMLPSSAKKELLSVIEKTKNNTRMTLTLALSYGSREELLNAVKIISDKVKNNIISIDSLDESIINQHLYTHNLPDVDLVIRTSGEHRISNFLLWQIAYAEFYFTDVLWPDFKEDDLYEAIISYQKRERRFGKTSEQVK from the coding sequence ATGAATTTACTAGACAAAATAAACAAAGAGAATTTACCCAAACACTTGGCCATCATTATGGACGGGAACGGTCGTTGGGCAAAACAAAAAGGTTTATTGAGAGCATTTGGTCATGAAAACGGGACCAAATCTGTTCGAGTAACAGTAGAAACATGCGCCAAATTAGGCGTTGAAAACTTGACGCTTTACGCATTTTCTACCGAAAATTGGAACCGCCCTAAATTGGAAGTAGATACTTTAATGAAACTCTTGATTTCTTCTTTAAAGAAAGAGTTAGAAACCCTACAAAAAAATAACATCCGATTAAACTGTATAGGAAACATTGACATGCTTCCTTCATCAGCCAAAAAAGAACTTTTATCCGTAATAGAAAAAACAAAAAATAACACCCGAATGACGCTGACATTGGCGTTAAGCTACGGCTCGAGGGAGGAATTGTTAAATGCTGTTAAAATTATCAGTGATAAAGTTAAAAATAATATAATTTCGATAGACAGTCTTGATGAATCAATTATTAATCAGCATCTTTACACGCACAATCTACCTGATGTAGATTTGGTAATTAGGACCAGTGGCGAGCACAGGATCAGTAACTTTCTGCTTTGGCAAATTGCTTATGCAGAATTTTATTTTACAGACGTACTGTGGCCCGATTTTAAAGAAGACGATTTATATGAAGCCATCATCAGCTATCAAAAAAGAGAACGAAGATTTGGAAAAACAAGTGAACAAGTTAAATAA
- a CDS encoding BamA/OMP85 family outer membrane protein — protein MKPSSAIKKENEDLEKQVNKLNKISVHIKTSKIFLIILFFGSIFQLQAQDRIPFEQGKKYILANVKVNGKISYNEQTVVTFSGLEKGQQLTVPGEEISNAIKKLGKLGLFSDIDFYVNKTEGDSIWLDLDIAELPKLSEVKIQGLKKAKAEDLIKENELTKGKIVNENLITTTKNYIENKYKKDGYYKTKVFITTTRDTTEGNQVKMLVNIDKGDKLKITKINFDGNEKFSDKKLRKAMKNTKQINPIRIFKASKFIKEKYQEDLTSIVEKYKEKGYRDARVTKDSVFLNAKKSKLAINIKVEEGRKYYFGNIKFLGNSVYSDQLLGRILGIKKGDTYNGVLLEKRIADKSKPDGDDITNLYQNSGYLFSNINAVEVKTANDTIDFEIRVLEGPIAYFNNITVVGNDKTNDRVIYRELRTQPGQKYSKEDLVRTIREIGQLGFFDPEAIDPKFKNVDPAAGTVDIEYNVVEKGSSQIELQGGYGGGGFIGTLGLSFNNFSARNMFKKEAYKPLPMGDGQKVALRLQASSFFQTYSLSFSEPWLGGKKPIQFSTSLSHSKQFLYSGRSTNVDRSKSFNITSLSVGYAKRLTVPDDFFVFSNSISFQYYDLNNYNTGLFTFGDGASRNLAFTLGLSRNNKGVNPIYPTSGSEFSVSAKFTLPYSLFNGIDYGDLENQKAYKLRYRENAGINYVETATGQIPAVGDYLAETSEGSNIYQTVGADYTQASADKAKVDQEKFNWLEYYKLKFKADWYTRLAGSQSKALVLRALGEFGYLGAYNNSRGLVPFERFFLGGDGLANFSLDGREVIQLRGYPNQSLSNTDGATVYNKFSLELRYPLTLKAAASIYALTFLEAGSSYNTFKEYNPFVLQRSAGFGIRIFMPAFGLLGIDFAHGFDAIPNSGSNQKNGWETHFIIGQQF, from the coding sequence ATGAAGCCATCATCAGCTATCAAAAAAGAGAACGAAGATTTGGAAAAACAAGTGAACAAGTTAAATAAAATTTCAGTGCATATTAAAACCTCAAAAATATTTCTAATTATCTTATTTTTTGGAAGTATTTTTCAATTACAAGCCCAAGACAGAATCCCTTTTGAACAAGGAAAAAAATATATTTTAGCGAATGTTAAGGTAAATGGGAAAATCAGTTACAACGAGCAAACCGTAGTAACATTTTCCGGTTTGGAAAAAGGGCAGCAATTGACTGTTCCCGGAGAAGAAATCAGTAATGCCATCAAAAAATTAGGAAAACTGGGGTTATTCAGCGACATTGATTTTTATGTAAATAAAACAGAAGGTGACAGCATTTGGCTTGACTTAGACATAGCCGAACTTCCTAAATTGAGTGAAGTAAAAATTCAAGGCTTAAAAAAAGCAAAAGCGGAAGATTTAATCAAAGAAAATGAATTGACAAAAGGGAAAATTGTTAATGAAAACTTGATTACCACAACCAAGAACTACATCGAAAACAAATACAAAAAAGACGGTTACTACAAAACCAAAGTCTTCATTACAACTACTCGCGACACCACTGAAGGAAACCAAGTTAAAATGTTGGTTAATATTGATAAAGGTGATAAATTGAAAATTACAAAAATCAATTTTGACGGCAATGAAAAATTCTCAGACAAAAAACTGAGAAAAGCCATGAAAAATACCAAGCAAATCAATCCAATCAGAATATTTAAAGCTTCCAAATTCATTAAGGAAAAATACCAAGAAGATTTAACTTCCATAGTAGAAAAATACAAAGAAAAAGGATACCGAGATGCTCGAGTAACCAAAGATTCGGTGTTTTTAAATGCCAAAAAATCGAAACTGGCCATCAATATTAAAGTAGAAGAAGGTAGAAAATACTATTTTGGTAATATTAAATTCTTAGGAAACTCGGTATATTCAGACCAATTATTGGGTAGAATCTTGGGTATTAAAAAAGGCGACACTTACAACGGTGTTTTATTGGAAAAACGCATCGCTGACAAATCAAAACCTGATGGTGATGACATCACCAACTTGTACCAAAACAGCGGTTATTTATTCTCTAACATTAATGCCGTAGAAGTTAAAACAGCCAATGATACAATCGATTTTGAAATCAGGGTTTTGGAAGGTCCGATTGCTTATTTCAACAACATTACTGTAGTAGGAAACGACAAAACCAACGACCGCGTAATTTACAGAGAATTAAGAACCCAACCCGGGCAAAAATACAGCAAAGAAGACTTAGTTAGAACCATTCGTGAAATCGGACAATTAGGGTTCTTTGACCCGGAAGCTATTGATCCCAAATTTAAAAATGTAGATCCGGCTGCCGGAACAGTTGACATTGAGTACAATGTAGTAGAAAAAGGCTCGAGCCAAATTGAGTTACAAGGTGGTTACGGCGGCGGCGGTTTCATCGGAACCTTAGGTTTGTCTTTTAACAATTTCTCCGCCAGAAATATGTTTAAAAAAGAAGCCTACAAACCATTACCTATGGGTGACGGACAAAAAGTAGCCTTGCGTTTGCAAGCCAGTTCGTTTTTCCAAACCTACAGCTTGTCGTTCTCTGAACCTTGGTTAGGTGGGAAAAAACCAATTCAGTTTTCGACTTCATTGTCGCACAGTAAACAGTTTTTATACTCCGGAAGATCGACCAATGTAGACCGAAGCAAAAGTTTTAATATTACCTCATTATCTGTAGGATATGCCAAACGATTAACTGTTCCGGATGATTTCTTTGTGTTTTCAAATTCCATAAGTTTTCAATACTATGATTTGAATAATTACAACACCGGTTTGTTTACTTTTGGAGATGGTGCCTCACGTAATTTAGCTTTTACCCTTGGTTTGAGTAGAAATAACAAAGGCGTAAATCCAATCTACCCTACTTCGGGTTCTGAATTCAGTGTGTCTGCTAAATTCACTTTACCTTATTCATTATTCAATGGCATAGACTATGGCGATTTAGAAAATCAAAAAGCCTACAAATTAAGATACCGTGAAAATGCAGGCATCAATTATGTAGAAACCGCTACCGGACAAATTCCGGCCGTAGGTGATTACTTGGCTGAAACTTCTGAAGGCTCAAATATATACCAAACAGTGGGAGCCGACTATACTCAAGCTTCCGCAGACAAAGCAAAAGTTGACCAAGAAAAATTTAATTGGTTAGAGTATTACAAATTGAAATTCAAAGCCGATTGGTACACCAGGTTAGCCGGCTCTCAATCAAAAGCACTGGTCTTAAGAGCATTGGGCGAATTTGGTTATCTAGGGGCTTACAACAATAGCCGCGGTTTAGTACCTTTTGAAAGGTTCTTCTTGGGTGGGGATGGTTTGGCCAACTTCTCCTTAGATGGCCGCGAAGTAATTCAGTTAAGAGGATATCCTAACCAATCCTTGTCAAACACAGACGGTGCAACCGTTTACAATAAATTCTCTTTAGAGCTAAGATATCCTTTAACCTTAAAAGCAGCTGCTTCTATTTATGCTTTGACTTTCTTAGAAGCCGGTTCGTCTTACAATACGTTTAAAGAATACAATCCATTCGTATTGCAACGTTCTGCCGGTTTCGGAATCAGAATATTCATGCCTGCCTTTGGTTTGTTAGGTATAGACTTTGCTCACGGTTTCGATGCAATTCCGAATTCGGGTTCTAATCAAAAGAATGGATGGGAAACACATTTTATAATTGGTCAACAATTTTAA
- a CDS encoding OmpH family outer membrane protein, with product MKKYFAISILLLSLVFEAKAQSRGVKIGYIDMEYILQNVPDYTEANNQLEQKAQKWKQDIETKKIEIAKLKDALKTEKALLTKELIEEREEEIKFQEDELLDFQQKKFGPNGDLMTQKAVLVKPIQDQVFNAVQDIAELKKYDFIFDKSSDLTMLFSAKRHDISDQVVRSITRAERREQLSKKELKEQEKKEYMEDVEDENPALAARKKALEEKKAARDKLMEDRKLAAEAKKKEQDDKRKAAAEAREAKKSGTVPANDKTTSDKTVAPETNKKTSDSTTVDPNSKEAKAAARAKLVEDKKKALEEKKKKILADREAAKKTKEEKTGEPKKEE from the coding sequence ATGAAAAAATATTTTGCAATATCAATATTACTTTTATCCCTTGTTTTTGAAGCAAAAGCTCAATCAAGAGGCGTGAAAATTGGCTACATTGACATGGAATATATTCTGCAAAATGTTCCCGATTATACTGAAGCCAATAACCAATTAGAGCAAAAAGCTCAAAAATGGAAGCAAGATATTGAAACTAAAAAAATTGAAATTGCAAAATTAAAAGATGCTTTAAAAACTGAAAAAGCACTATTGACTAAAGAATTAATAGAAGAGCGTGAGGAAGAAATCAAGTTTCAAGAAGATGAACTTTTAGATTTTCAACAAAAAAAATTCGGCCCTAATGGTGATTTAATGACCCAAAAAGCCGTTTTGGTAAAACCTATTCAAGACCAAGTTTTCAATGCTGTGCAAGACATCGCCGAGCTAAAAAAGTATGATTTTATCTTTGACAAATCTTCTGATTTAACCATGTTGTTTTCTGCCAAAAGACACGATATCAGTGACCAAGTAGTTAGAAGTATCACCAGAGCCGAAAGAAGAGAACAACTCTCTAAAAAAGAATTAAAAGAGCAGGAAAAGAAAGAATACATGGAAGATGTTGAAGACGAAAATCCGGCATTGGCTGCTCGAAAAAAAGCCTTGGAAGAAAAAAAAGCGGCCAGAGATAAGTTGATGGAAGACAGAAAATTAGCTGCCGAGGCCAAGAAAAAAGAACAAGACGATAAAAGAAAAGCAGCCGCAGAAGCTCGAGAAGCCAAAAAAAGTGGCACGGTTCCTGCTAACGATAAAACAACAAGTGATAAAACAGTTGCGCCTGAAACCAATAAAAAAACTTCAGATTCAACAACGGTTGACCCTAACTCAAAAGAAGCAAAGGCTGCCGCCAGAGCAAAACTTGTAGAAGACAAGAAGAAAGCTTTAGAAGAAAAAAAGAAAAAAATATTAGCCGATAGAGAAGCTGCAAAAAAAACCAAAGAAGAAAAAACCGGGGAACCGAAAAAAGAAGAATAA